GGCAAATAAATCCTGATCGGCCATGTTGACCGCATACAGGCCGGAATGGTGACTGGAATGAAATTCAAAAAAAGCCTCGGTGCTGAAAAATATCTTTTCGGGTACCGGGGTGCTCAGCGCCCAAAAAAACTCTTTTTCATTTAAAATAGGTGGAGTAAGTATACTGTAAATCAACTCCAATGTACCCCTGTACATTTCTGCATAATCGGGGTTCACCTCCAGATCAATACATAAGTCTGTTTCAAACTTATGGAGTACATATTTATAAAACTCGGATTTAAGGGTCTTTTCTGTTTTTACACGCTCCTGTAAATGCGCTACAAAAGGATCAAACGTAAGGCAGGTTTCTACCTGGCAAACATTGCAATCATTTTTACTTATGTTGAGTACTTCGGTGTGCATTTTTTATAAATTACCTTAGTTAAAATCTGAAGGCCGTTGATAAGTAAGGATACCAGCCTTCTTCGGAATGCCCCGCCACAATTTTTATTACCGCTAATTTGGCAGGGGCAATATATAAGCCGGCGCCGGTACCATTGTGCCATTTATCAGAATGCTCGCCATTTTCCCAAACGCGGCCAATGTCATAAAAACCTACCAAACCAGCCTGCCCGGGTACAATATAACTTGCAAAATCAAACAATTTTAAGCGCAGTTCCAAATTGTTATAAAAACTATATTGCCCCGCAAAGCGATAAAGCCTGTAACCTAACAGGTTATCCTGTCCGCCTAAAAACAACGATTGATAAAAAGCGGTTTTACCAATGGTGATACCACCGCCTACCCGCTCGGCCAGCACTATGGTGCTGTTGGCGTTTAAGCTTTTATATAAAGCCGCCTGCGGTGTCAGTTGTATAAACGAGTTTGAATAACTATTTAAGCCCGTATACCCCTGCAATTTAACGTTTACATAGCTTCCCCATGCGGGTAGTACCTTATTGTTACGCAAATCGCTGGTGAAGTTAAAAATTGCACCCGCAAAAAGTTTTCGCTGATCAAAGGTATAACTATCTGTACTATTGGTGAGTAAGGGATTTGTAATTAAACGGCCTGTATTGTCAGCTACATTTAAATTATAGTACTGTAATGACGGCCCAACGGTTATCGTAGTACCGCCCGCACTATGCAAGGTTAAAGCCGGATCGAACTGAACGGTTGTGAACCGGGTACGATAAAACTTTTTGTAATTACCGGTTTTATCGAATACAGTTTCGTTACCGCGGCCAAAAAAGTTGATATTCTCCGGCGAATTGGCCTGGAATTGTAATAACAGGTTAGCGTTGCCAATGGCTTTAATCCACTCGCCGCTGTAACTGGCCCTGAAAGCTTTTGTTGAAAACGAGTGGCTCAAAAATACCTGCTGCACATCGTTATACGGAAATTTACGAAAACTATCCTGGTGCGTATACTTAAACCCAAGCCCCAATAAAAAACCTTCATCGGGGTTTATCTCGATATTGGCCATGGGCATGGTAACGTTTGACAGGTTTACAGCCATATACGAGATATTGGCGCTATCGGCCGATAAATACTTGCGCACCCTGCTACTATCGCCTGTTAATTTCAGTGTACCAGGGTCATAAATCTGCACTTTGTTTTTTGAACGGACAATGTTATAGTCTTTTACATCAACACTATCAACAAACCTGAGTTTTATGGGCGACGTGGCATTATTTAAAACAACTTTATCGGCACCGGCACCCAGGTAAATCCTGATCTCTTTGGTAATATCGGGCATAAAATTGATGTTCATCAAGGTATCCCGCACTTTACCGCCGCTGCTGATTTTGTTGATGATGATATTTAATCCATTACCGGGGATATCTTTAATGTTAAAGAATTCATTTTTCTTTGAAGTGTGGATCTCGACAATTTTATTACTGATCTTATAAAACTCTTCCATGGCGGCCGGTATGTTCGCACGGCGCTCTTTTAGTTGTTTCAATAACACGTCATGCCTTAATTTATAAGCCGATGCGGGCAACCGGCGTAAGCCGGCTTCTAAAACCTCGTCGGTTTCGGCAGCCACAAATTCATTAACAATCCTCGTCCAATCTTCGTGATTATATTTCATCCCCGGAAACAAATCGGCAAACATGCTGCTCCACAATGAGTAATATATATTCTTAATTTTTCCGCCAAAGCCCTGCAGGTCGGGCTCTGCCCATTCCCTTGAGGCGATGTATGGAATGATGCCTTGGTTGGTGTAAAGTGCCTGGTCGCGGTCGCGTGGGACACCGGTATAATAAATACCCTTGTCGGTTTTGGTACCCTGCCAGCGCCACTGATCGCCCCGGCGGTCCCAATCGCCAATCAGCAAATCAAGCAGGCGGCCGCGTAAAAATGTTTCGGCATCTATCCTGTTATCGTTATCCTTTAACATGGTGGCGTTCATTTTTTCCGAATTATCTGATTTGCCGGTAGGCTCCCGCTCTTCAATAAGCACTGCCTTGTTATCAAATACTTTGTTAAACTTTCCCAGCTTTTCATCGGGCGACATTACGCCGATTTGCGGGTTGGTATGCGGCACATGTACCGCGTCGGCCAATGGAGGCACAATCAATGCCGAAAATGGATGCTGGGCGCTCATGGCATCGTTTACCCAATCTCTGGCGAAAGTTTCCTGGAACTCCGGGGGTAACAATTTTTCCGGGCTTTTTTCAACGCTGCGGATAACCCACTCTTTACCGGTTTTGTCAATTAAACGCAGCGAATGTGTTTGAAAACCACCACCCAGTTTCTCGGGTGTCAGCCCTCCCTGAAAGGTAGCTATATTGATAACCGGCAATTTGGTATCGGCAGCCCATTCTTTACGATAGTTTTCGCCAAATAACAAACGGTGAAATTTACTTACACTATCATATGATGGATGTACTTTAATTACCAAACTATCGGCTGTAATTACTTTAAACGGGGTTGCCGGTAATGGTTTAACCGGTATATAAGGCTGGGTATAAACAAACGCTTGTTTTATCCCGCTTTCATCATCAATATAGTAAGTAAAACGCATGCTGTTATCAGCGAGAATATCGGCTATCACATATCCCTGGGTAGCATCGGCAAA
The genomic region above belongs to Mucilaginibacter sp. KACC 22773 and contains:
- a CDS encoding BamA/TamA family outer membrane protein, giving the protein MIKKLLLLYICLTGGLNLLAQDPVKYRVILIGDAGEMDMQQKAVLKHAAANIIKNKTIVMYLGDNIYPRGMGLPGSPEEKQTQKILQSQYQPMRANGAPVYFLPGNHDWDKMGPQGLAKIKREWAFLEEQQDSLLKMVPRNGCPDPVEINLGDNLTVIAFDSEWWLYQFSKANDAAECDCKTKEDIIDKFEQILSRNRNKVILLASHHPFQSYGTHGGYFSLKDHVFPLTAVNSNLLIPLPVLGSLYPFLRSSFPNPEDLNHPLYKDMVKRIDGVFKGFPNVVHVAGHEHGLQFIKDDQLQVVSGAGAKHTYAIKGKNSLFADATQGYVIADILADNSMRFTYYIDDESGIKQAFVYTQPYIPVKPLPATPFKVITADSLVIKVHPSYDSVSKFHRLLFGENYRKEWAADTKLPVINIATFQGGLTPEKLGGGFQTHSLRLIDKTGKEWVIRSVEKSPEKLLPPEFQETFARDWVNDAMSAQHPFSALIVPPLADAVHVPHTNPQIGVMSPDEKLGKFNKVFDNKAVLIEEREPTGKSDNSEKMNATMLKDNDNRIDAETFLRGRLLDLLIGDWDRRGDQWRWQGTKTDKGIYYTGVPRDRDQALYTNQGIIPYIASREWAEPDLQGFGGKIKNIYYSLWSSMFADLFPGMKYNHEDWTRIVNEFVAAETDEVLEAGLRRLPASAYKLRHDVLLKQLKERRANIPAAMEEFYKISNKIVEIHTSKKNEFFNIKDIPGNGLNIIINKISSGGKVRDTLMNINFMPDITKEIRIYLGAGADKVVLNNATSPIKLRFVDSVDVKDYNIVRSKNKVQIYDPGTLKLTGDSSRVRKYLSADSANISYMAVNLSNVTMPMANIEINPDEGFLLGLGFKYTHQDSFRKFPYNDVQQVFLSHSFSTKAFRASYSGEWIKAIGNANLLLQFQANSPENINFFGRGNETVFDKTGNYKKFYRTRFTTVQFDPALTLHSAGGTTITVGPSLQYYNLNVADNTGRLITNPLLTNSTDSYTFDQRKLFAGAIFNFTSDLRNNKVLPAWGSYVNVKLQGYTGLNSYSNSFIQLTPQAALYKSLNANSTIVLAERVGGGITIGKTAFYQSLFLGGQDNLLGYRLYRFAGQYSFYNNLELRLKLFDFASYIVPGQAGLVGFYDIGRVWENGEHSDKWHNGTGAGLYIAPAKLAVIKIVAGHSEEGWYPYLSTAFRF